A single genomic interval of Kineosporia corallincola harbors:
- a CDS encoding NAD-dependent succinate-semialdehyde dehydrogenase produces the protein MSPSQPSYQVTDPATGEVLKTFPFATDAEIEAAIGAADTAYTAWREVPIAERAAIVQKVSDLFGERAEELARLSQQEMGKAFDEGKEESEFSQAIFGYYATEGPRLAADQSIPAADGGTAVVERRPVGPVLGIMPWNFPTYQIARFAAPNLVLGNTVILKHAESVPQVALAVQQIMRDAGVPEGAYVNVFATHEQIETIIADQRVQGVSLTGSERAGAVVAQLAGKHLKKCVLELGGSDPMVVLDSADVPKLAQTAWDFRVYNNGQVCNSNKRMIVMDTVYDEFVAELTEKARAVDASGHAPMSSRRAAESIDEQVQEAVSKGATLHAGGVLGEGPAAKYSPAVLTGVTPQMRAFHEELFGPVAVVYKVSSEEEAVELANATRFGLGGSVFSADVEKAKRIARRLDVGMTNVNTPAGEAADLPFGGTKSSGFGRELGPLGFDEFCNKRLYYVAG, from the coding sequence ATGAGCCCCAGCCAGCCGTCCTACCAGGTCACCGACCCCGCCACCGGCGAGGTGCTGAAGACCTTCCCGTTCGCGACGGACGCCGAGATCGAGGCCGCGATCGGTGCCGCCGACACCGCCTACACGGCGTGGCGCGAGGTGCCGATCGCCGAGCGCGCCGCGATCGTGCAGAAGGTGTCGGACCTATTCGGTGAGCGTGCCGAGGAGCTGGCGCGGCTGTCGCAGCAGGAGATGGGCAAGGCCTTCGACGAGGGCAAGGAGGAGTCGGAGTTCAGCCAGGCGATCTTCGGCTACTACGCCACCGAGGGCCCGCGGCTGGCGGCCGACCAGAGCATCCCGGCGGCCGACGGCGGCACGGCGGTCGTGGAGCGCCGCCCGGTCGGGCCGGTGCTGGGCATCATGCCGTGGAACTTCCCGACCTACCAGATCGCCCGGTTCGCGGCGCCGAACCTGGTGCTGGGCAACACGGTGATCCTCAAGCACGCCGAGAGCGTGCCGCAGGTGGCCCTGGCCGTGCAGCAGATCATGCGGGACGCCGGGGTGCCGGAGGGTGCCTACGTCAACGTGTTCGCCACGCACGAGCAGATCGAGACGATCATCGCCGACCAGCGCGTGCAGGGCGTGTCGCTGACCGGCTCGGAGCGGGCCGGTGCCGTGGTGGCGCAGCTGGCCGGCAAGCACCTGAAGAAGTGCGTGCTGGAGCTGGGCGGCTCGGACCCGATGGTGGTGCTGGACTCGGCGGACGTGCCGAAGCTGGCGCAGACCGCCTGGGACTTCCGGGTGTACAACAACGGCCAGGTCTGCAACTCGAACAAGCGGATGATCGTGATGGACACGGTCTACGACGAGTTCGTGGCCGAGCTGACCGAGAAGGCGCGGGCGGTGGACGCTTCCGGGCACGCCCCGATGTCGTCGCGGCGGGCCGCCGAGTCGATCGACGAGCAGGTGCAGGAGGCCGTGTCGAAGGGCGCGACGCTGCACGCCGGCGGTGTGCTGGGCGAGGGCCCGGCGGCGAAGTACTCCCCGGCCGTGCTGACCGGCGTGACCCCACAGATGCGGGCCTTCCACGAGGAGCTGTTCGGGCCGGTCGCGGTGGTCTACAAGGTGAGCAGCGAGGAGGAGGCCGTCGAGCTGGCCAACGCCACCCGGTTCGGGCTGGGCGGCTCGGTGTTCAGCGCCGACGTGGAGAAGGCCAAGCGGATCGCCCGGCGTCTGGACGTGGGCATGACGAACGTGAACACGCCCGCCGGTGAGGCCGCGGACCTGCCGTTCGGTGGCACGAAGAGCTCGGGCTTCGGCCGGGAGCTGGGGCCACTGGGCTTCGACGAGTTCTGCAACAAGCGGCTGTACTACGTGGCCGGCTGA
- a CDS encoding mycofactocin-coupled SDR family oxidoreductase, translating into MGRFEGKVAFITGAARGQGRSHAIKLAEEGADIIAVDIADQVTTAPYPTSTAEDLAETVKAVEALDRRIIARTADIRDLAALTAVAKEGVAEFGRLDIVLANAGISSMGPLLDLDENTWQEMIDINLSGAWKTLKATVPHIIDGGRGGSVVITSSLAAMVANGNNGHYSAAKAGLVSLMKTAAKEWAPHNIRVNTIHPTTVQTPMIINDATFRLFRPDIENPTYDDFIVAANTLNALPVPVTEAIDITNAVLYLTSDEGRYVTGTTMVVDAGGAL; encoded by the coding sequence ATGGGCCGCTTTGAGGGCAAGGTCGCATTCATCACGGGTGCCGCCCGCGGACAGGGCCGTAGCCACGCGATCAAGCTGGCCGAAGAAGGCGCCGACATCATCGCCGTCGACATCGCCGACCAGGTCACCACCGCTCCCTACCCGACCTCCACGGCCGAGGACCTGGCCGAGACGGTCAAGGCCGTCGAGGCCCTCGACCGCCGGATCATCGCCCGTACGGCCGACATCCGCGACCTGGCCGCACTGACCGCCGTCGCCAAGGAAGGCGTCGCCGAGTTCGGCCGGCTGGACATCGTGCTGGCCAACGCCGGTATCTCCAGCATGGGCCCGCTCCTGGACCTGGACGAGAACACCTGGCAGGAGATGATCGACATCAACCTGTCCGGGGCCTGGAAGACCCTCAAGGCCACCGTCCCCCACATCATCGACGGCGGCCGTGGCGGCTCCGTCGTGATCACCAGCTCGCTCGCCGCGATGGTGGCCAACGGCAACAACGGCCACTACTCGGCCGCCAAGGCCGGCCTGGTGTCACTGATGAAGACGGCCGCCAAGGAGTGGGCGCCGCACAACATCCGCGTCAACACGATCCACCCGACCACGGTGCAGACGCCGATGATCATCAACGACGCCACGTTCCGGCTGTTCCGCCCGGACATCGAGAACCCCACCTACGACGACTTCATCGTCGCCGCCAACACGCTCAACGCCCTGCCGGTGCCCGTCACCGAGGCCATCGACATCACCAACGCGGTGCTGTACCTGACCTCCGACGAGGGCCGCTACGTCACCGGCACGACCATGGTGGTCGACGCCGGCGGCGCGCTCTGA
- a CDS encoding acyl-CoA-like ligand-binding transcription factor, translated as MTRPLGGRPATTSAHELAQTAQRLFLERGFEAVTVEDIAAAAGVSRRTFFRYFSSKADVLWVETRAEDEAFLALLDQADPARPYDEVLTEAALEVMRITTPQKREWALNRARLVFSVPAVQAQLWSAFSGWRGAARTFAARQTRTEENGFFALAVGQALVAAMLTGSEFWVDNPGTELEDHLAQALSLFLPPDPRFVVQN; from the coding sequence ATGACAAGACCTCTCGGTGGTCGGCCGGCCACGACGAGTGCCCACGAACTGGCGCAGACCGCCCAGCGGCTGTTCCTGGAACGGGGTTTCGAGGCCGTCACGGTCGAGGACATCGCCGCCGCGGCGGGCGTCAGCCGGCGCACCTTCTTCCGCTACTTCTCCTCCAAGGCCGACGTGCTCTGGGTGGAGACCCGTGCGGAGGACGAGGCCTTCCTCGCGCTGCTCGACCAGGCCGACCCGGCGCGCCCCTACGACGAGGTGCTGACCGAGGCCGCGCTCGAAGTCATGCGCATCACCACCCCGCAGAAACGCGAGTGGGCGCTCAACCGCGCCCGCCTGGTGTTCAGTGTGCCCGCCGTGCAGGCCCAGCTGTGGAGCGCGTTCAGCGGATGGCGCGGCGCCGCACGCACTTTCGCCGCCCGGCAGACCCGCACCGAGGAGAATGGGTTCTTCGCGCTCGCCGTCGGTCAGGCCCTGGTCGCGGCGATGCTCACCGGCAGCGAGTTCTGGGTGGACAACCCCGGCACCGAGCTGGAGGACCACCTGGCCCAGGCGCTCTCCCTGTTCCTGCCGCCCGACCCGCGTTTCGTGGTGCAGAACTGA